The segment ATCACGGGGGACGGCAATATCAATGAAAAAAAGAGGCCGATTCCGGCGGCCGCGCATAATTCCTTTGATGTGCTCAGGCCCGATGATGAATCCGGATGACCCGGTTGAACTGATGATGATATCCACCTGCTGCAAATGCTCCGGGATTTCTTCGAAGCGGATGGGGCAGCCGCGGAACTGCTGTGCCAATGCGACCCCGCGTTCAAATGTTCGGTTGGCGACGAATATATCGCCGGTTTTGTTGCGAATCAGGTGTTCCACGGCCAGTTCGGCCATTTCACCGGCCCCGATCAGGAGAACCTTTTTTTCCTCAAGGTTTCCAAATATTTTTCGCCCGAGTTCGACGGCCGCATAGCTGATGGATACGGCATGATCTCCGATGCCGGTTTCACTGCGAACCCGCTTGGCCACGAAAAATGTCCGATGCATGAGCCGGTTGAGAACGACGCCGGAGGTCTTTTTGCGGATGGCGCCATGATAGGCCGCTTTGATTTGGCCCAGGATTTGAGGCTCGCCCACCATCATGGAATCCAGGCTGGAGGCAACCCTGAAAATATGGCGCACGGCCTCATCGCCGTTGTGAATATAAAGGGATTCGCTGAATTTTTCAGGCGCTACTTTTTTAAATTCACTTAAAAAGGATTTAACAGCTTCTGTGGCCGTCGGCACGGCTGTTGTCGTCAACAGGACTTCCACCCGGTTGCAGGTGGACAGCAACAACACTTCGTCAATGTCCGGGTAATTCTGAAGCCGCTCTATGGCCGCATCGGTTTCAGCGTCTGAAAAGGCCAGGCACTCCCGGATTTCAATCGGAGCGGTTTTATGGTTCAATCCCAGGATAACGATATCAGACATGATGATTACTGTTACTAAAGGCTGAGTTTTTCATTTCTACTACCGGGTAAATTCGCCGTGATGGCCTTCCATCAGAAAGTTAACACCTAAAAAGGTGAAAAGGAGAATCGCAAAACCGATAATTGCCATAATGGCCGCTTTGCGTCCGCGCCACCCCAAGGACAGACGTCCGTGCAGCAATGCAGCATACAGCAGCCAGGATATGCCGGACCAGACTTCCTTGGGGTCCCAGCTCCAGAAGCGGCCCCAGGAAGATTTGGCATACACAAATCCGGTCACCAGACCGATGGTGAGCAGGGTAAAACCGACAAAAATGCAGGCATAACCGGTGGTGTCCAGCAGTTCCAGGTCCGGCAGCCGCCTGAAAAAAAACCCGTAATTT is part of the Desulfobacterales bacterium genome and harbors:
- the hemA gene encoding glutamyl-tRNA reductase gives rise to the protein MSDIVILGLNHKTAPIEIRECLAFSDAETDAAIERLQNYPDIDEVLLLSTCNRVEVLLTTTAVPTATEAVKSFLSEFKKVAPEKFSESLYIHNGDEAVRHIFRVASSLDSMMVGEPQILGQIKAAYHGAIRKKTSGVVLNRLMHRTFFVAKRVRSETGIGDHAVSISYAAVELGRKIFGNLEEKKVLLIGAGEMAELAVEHLIRNKTGDIFVANRTFERGVALAQQFRGCPIRFEEIPEHLQQVDIIISSTGSSGFIIGPEHIKGIMRGRRNRPLFFIDIAVPRDIDPEINRLPNIYVYDIDDLKGVIEENIEDRNREAIKAERIIDEAVIRFRQWFESLRVVPTIVALQKKMDTIAAAELNKTLQSLHHLSADDRTVINRMTQSMIHKILHDPIMWLKHEGGDNDRAALLDITRKLFKLDEP